Proteins encoded together in one Catellatospora citrea window:
- a CDS encoding carbohydrate kinase family protein, with amino-acid sequence MILSVGDLVTDVLAVLRAPLAQGSDTPATVHVAGGGQAANTAAWLAALGAPVTFVGAVGDDQAGRDRLAELHQAGVRTQVSVRPGASTGSIVVLTHGGERTMISDRGANLLLASSDVDAAIAQGASLLHLSGYTLLDQPSRPTGRYALASARAAGLRTCVDAASAAPLYAVTTELIEDGVTGHPFLDWVRGVDLLLANADEATALAGPGEPADQAQRMSYAIGGDVVVKLGAHGALWAGPAGVVHVTGDPVPIVDATGAGDAFAAGLLAAWAAGAGQHDALLAGCRLGARAVGIVGARPPLPST; translated from the coding sequence GTGATCCTCTCCGTCGGAGACCTGGTCACCGACGTGCTGGCGGTGCTGCGGGCACCGCTGGCGCAGGGCTCGGACACCCCGGCGACGGTGCACGTCGCCGGGGGCGGCCAGGCCGCGAACACCGCCGCCTGGCTGGCCGCGCTGGGCGCGCCGGTGACCTTCGTCGGCGCGGTCGGCGACGACCAGGCCGGTCGCGACCGGCTGGCCGAGCTGCACCAGGCGGGGGTACGCACCCAGGTGAGCGTCCGCCCCGGCGCCAGCACCGGCAGCATCGTGGTGCTGACGCACGGCGGCGAGCGCACCATGATCAGCGATCGTGGCGCGAACCTGCTGCTGGCCTCCAGTGACGTCGACGCCGCGATCGCCCAGGGCGCGTCGCTGCTGCACCTGTCCGGATACACCCTGCTGGACCAGCCCTCCCGGCCCACCGGGCGCTACGCGCTCGCCTCCGCCCGCGCCGCCGGCCTGCGCACCTGTGTCGACGCCGCCTCGGCCGCGCCGCTGTACGCCGTGACCACGGAGCTGATCGAGGACGGGGTCACCGGGCACCCGTTCCTGGACTGGGTGCGCGGGGTGGACCTGCTGCTGGCCAACGCCGACGAGGCGACCGCCCTGGCCGGGCCCGGGGAGCCCGCCGACCAGGCGCAGCGGATGTCGTACGCGATCGGCGGCGACGTGGTGGTCAAGCTCGGCGCGCACGGGGCGCTGTGGGCCGGCCCGGCCGGCGTGGTGCACGTCACCGGCGACCCGGTGCCGATCGTGGACGCCACCGGCGCGGGCGACGCCTTCGCCGCGGGCCTGCTGGCGGCCTGGGCGGCCGGGGCCGGGCAGCACGACGCGCTGCTGGCGGGCTGCCGGCTGGGCGCCCGCGCGGTCGGCATCGTCGGCGCGCGCCCACCCCTGCCCTCGACCTGA
- a CDS encoding pseudouridine-5'-phosphate glycosidase produces the protein MQQHSRLMIVTDVNIQLGAEVKAALATGQPVVALESTIVSHGLPRPDNLRVAREIEQVVRDNGAVPATIGMVGGRLVAGLDDEALTRLAVGENVAKLSVRDLAVAAALGVDGATTVASTSAIAAAAGIGVFATGGLGGVHREAAQTFDESADLTTLSQTPIVVVCAGVKSILDVGATLERLETLGVAVAGYRTDRFPGFFIRDSGFGVDWRVDTPEQIAAAMRAQRDQGVHRGALVVANPLPQDEQLDQDLHDRTLAEGLAIVERDGVTGKRVTPVLLSHFHAATQGRSLAVNVRIILRNAALAAQIAVAAGSQ, from the coding sequence ATGCAACAGCACAGTAGGCTCATGATCGTGACTGATGTGAACATCCAGCTGGGTGCCGAGGTCAAAGCCGCGCTGGCGACCGGGCAGCCGGTGGTGGCGTTGGAGAGCACGATCGTCTCGCACGGGCTGCCCCGCCCCGACAATCTGCGGGTGGCCCGCGAGATCGAGCAGGTCGTACGCGACAACGGCGCGGTCCCGGCGACGATCGGCATGGTCGGCGGCCGGCTGGTGGCCGGGCTCGACGACGAGGCGCTGACCCGCCTGGCCGTCGGCGAGAACGTGGCCAAGCTCTCGGTCCGCGACCTGGCCGTCGCGGCGGCGCTCGGCGTCGACGGCGCGACCACGGTCGCCAGCACCTCGGCGATCGCCGCCGCGGCCGGCATCGGCGTGTTCGCCACCGGTGGCCTGGGCGGCGTGCACCGCGAGGCGGCGCAGACCTTCGACGAGTCCGCCGACCTGACCACGCTGTCGCAGACGCCGATCGTGGTGGTCTGCGCCGGGGTCAAGTCGATCCTGGACGTGGGCGCGACCCTGGAGCGGCTGGAGACGCTGGGCGTCGCGGTGGCCGGTTACCGGACGGACCGCTTCCCGGGCTTCTTCATCCGCGACAGCGGGTTCGGCGTCGACTGGCGGGTGGACACCCCCGAGCAGATCGCCGCGGCCATGCGGGCGCAGCGCGACCAGGGCGTGCACCGCGGCGCGCTGGTGGTGGCCAACCCGCTGCCGCAGGACGAGCAGCTCGACCAGGACCTGCACGACCGTACGCTCGCCGAGGGCCTGGCGATCGTGGAGCGCGACGGGGTGACCGGCAAGCGGGTGACGCCGGTGCTGCTGTCGCACTTCCACGCCGCGACGCAGGGGCGGAGCCTGGCGGTCAACGTACGCATCATCCTGCGCAACGCGGCGCTGGCCGCGCAGATCGCCGTCGCGGCCGGCAGCCAGTGA
- a CDS encoding DUF3039 domain-containing protein produces the protein MTTPVTNPSTIVEERTATDYRLDEGDHERLSHYAPKDKLLEAMIEGTPVRALCGKVWVPTRDPNRFPVCPECKEIYENLSE, from the coding sequence GTGACCACACCAGTGACGAACCCCAGCACCATCGTTGAAGAGCGCACGGCCACGGACTATCGCCTCGACGAGGGCGACCACGAGCGCCTGTCGCACTACGCGCCCAAGGACAAACTGCTCGAAGCGATGATCGAGGGTACGCCGGTGCGCGCCCTGTGCGGCAAGGTCTGGGTGCCGACCCGCGACCCCAACCGCTTCCCGGTGTGCCCGGAGTGCAAGGAGATCTACGAGAACCTCTCCGAATGA
- a CDS encoding ribokinase, which yields MTASVVVVGSANMDLVVATPTLPRPGETVLGQDFTTVPGGKGANQAVAAARAGARCHFLGAVGLDAFGDELKGCLAAAGVELDGLRRVAGPSGVALIAVDAAAENLIVVAPGANAQLTELDPVDRELIANCDVLLCQLEIPLETVAQAAAAARAGQTVFILNAAPARALSDELLALVDVLVVNQTEAAVLAGLDGGREVARADNVPELLSNLLAAVPRVVLTLGAAGAAYADREGTRLEVGAPPVAAVDTTAAGDAFTGALAVAWAQGRPIEEALRWACAAGAACAQHWGASTSLPLQADIDALYERAYQPQS from the coding sequence ATGACCGCGAGCGTGGTCGTCGTGGGCAGCGCGAACATGGATCTGGTGGTGGCGACGCCCACCCTGCCCCGTCCCGGCGAGACCGTGCTCGGACAGGACTTCACGACCGTTCCCGGCGGCAAGGGGGCCAACCAGGCCGTCGCCGCCGCCCGAGCCGGCGCCCGGTGCCACTTCCTGGGCGCGGTCGGGCTGGACGCCTTCGGTGACGAGCTCAAGGGCTGCCTGGCCGCGGCCGGTGTCGAGCTGGACGGGCTGCGCCGGGTGGCCGGGCCCTCCGGGGTGGCGCTGATCGCCGTCGACGCGGCCGCCGAAAACCTCATCGTCGTCGCTCCCGGCGCGAACGCGCAGCTCACCGAGCTGGACCCGGTCGACCGGGAGCTCATCGCCAACTGTGACGTGCTGCTCTGCCAGTTGGAGATCCCGCTGGAGACGGTCGCGCAGGCCGCCGCCGCGGCACGGGCCGGGCAGACGGTCTTCATCCTCAACGCCGCCCCCGCCCGGGCGCTGTCGGACGAGCTGCTGGCCCTGGTGGACGTGCTGGTGGTGAACCAGACCGAGGCCGCGGTGCTGGCCGGGCTCGACGGCGGCCGCGAGGTCGCCCGGGCCGACAACGTGCCGGAACTTCTCTCCAATCTGCTGGCCGCCGTGCCGCGGGTGGTGCTGACGCTCGGCGCGGCCGGCGCCGCGTACGCCGACCGCGAGGGGACGCGGCTGGAGGTGGGCGCGCCGCCCGTCGCCGCCGTGGACACCACGGCCGCCGGGGACGCCTTCACCGGTGCGTTGGCCGTGGCCTGGGCGCAGGGCCGCCCCATCGAGGAGGCGCTGCGCTGGGCGTGTGCCGCGGGCGCGGCCTGTGCCCAGCACTGGGGCGCCTCGACCTCGCTGCCCCTGCAGGCCGACATCGACGCGCTCTACGAGCGCGCCTACCAGCCCCAGAGCTGA
- a CDS encoding trimeric intracellular cation channel family protein has product MDSSSALLIGDLTGVAVFAASGGSAAVGKRLDLFGVVFVGFVASLGGGILRDLVINQVPPLAFADWRYPATAIVASLAVFWLHPHLDRLRRTVLGLDAAGLGLFTVTSTLKAFDAGVPAVGACLLGMLTGIGGGLVRDLLLTEIPVVLRREIYAVASLLGAIAVAVLVRFGWGSVFTFTCAALLVFVVRITALYRHWSAPRPRLGGGATTESG; this is encoded by the coding sequence GTGGACAGTTCGTCGGCCCTGCTGATCGGGGACCTCACCGGGGTCGCCGTCTTCGCCGCGTCGGGCGGCTCCGCCGCGGTCGGCAAGCGGCTCGACCTGTTCGGCGTGGTCTTCGTGGGTTTCGTGGCCTCGCTGGGCGGCGGCATCCTGCGCGACCTGGTCATCAACCAGGTCCCCCCGCTGGCCTTCGCCGACTGGCGTTATCCGGCCACCGCGATCGTCGCCTCGCTGGCCGTCTTCTGGCTGCATCCGCACCTGGACCGGCTGCGGCGCACCGTGCTCGGCCTGGACGCGGCCGGGCTGGGCCTGTTCACGGTCACCAGCACGCTCAAGGCGTTCGACGCCGGGGTGCCCGCCGTCGGCGCGTGCCTGCTCGGCATGCTCACCGGCATCGGCGGGGGACTGGTCCGCGACCTGCTGCTCACCGAGATCCCGGTGGTGCTGCGCCGGGAGATCTACGCGGTGGCGTCGCTGCTCGGCGCGATCGCGGTGGCGGTCCTGGTGCGGTTCGGCTGGGGGAGCGTGTTCACGTTCACGTGCGCGGCGCTGCTGGTGTTCGTGGTGCGTATCACCGCCCTCTACCGCCACTGGTCGGCACCGCGGCCGCGGCTCGGCGGAGGTGCGACGACGGAGTCCGGCTAG
- a CDS encoding DEAD/DEAH box helicase — protein sequence MALARPVPESFPALRAWQRKAMVEYLRRRSPDFLAVATPGAGKTTFALRIAAELLADGSVDAVTVVAPTEHLKLQWAQAAARVGIQLDAMFRNADVHTSADFHGAVVTYAQVGMAPQVHLRRTLTRRTLVILDEIHHAGDSRSWGDGVKAAFEPAVRRLMLTGTPFRSDENPIPFVSYERVGEVQRSRADSVYGYADALADGVVRPVIFLAYSGETRWRTSAGDELAVRLGEPLTQDLIAHAWRTALDPKGDWMPQVLRAADARLQVLRAGGIPDAGGLIIASDQQTARAYAKLIETISGEKAVVVLSDDTGASAKIAEFAGSQQRWMVAVRMVSEGVDIPRLAVGVYATSASTPLYFAQAIGRFVRARRPGETASVFVPSVPTLLGLASEMELERDHVLGGPKAKDGLDDELLERAQQSEQASGELTKSFEALSATAELDQVIFDGATFGLPAQAGTPEEEDFLGLPGLLSADQVSALLTKRQAEQAAAVRRNRAEQTPAQREPVVRDMSATERRIHLRRQLNALVAAHHHRTNLPHGKIHAELRAKCGGPPSAQATIEQLEERIATIQSF from the coding sequence GTGGCGCTGGCCCGCCCCGTCCCCGAGTCGTTCCCGGCGCTGCGCGCCTGGCAGCGCAAGGCAATGGTCGAATACCTCCGCCGGCGCTCGCCCGACTTCCTGGCGGTCGCCACGCCCGGCGCGGGCAAGACGACGTTCGCCCTGCGCATCGCGGCCGAGCTGCTGGCCGACGGCAGCGTGGACGCGGTCACCGTGGTCGCCCCGACCGAGCACCTGAAGCTGCAGTGGGCGCAGGCGGCGGCCCGCGTGGGCATCCAGCTCGACGCCATGTTCCGCAACGCCGACGTGCACACCAGCGCCGACTTCCACGGCGCGGTGGTGACGTACGCGCAGGTCGGCATGGCCCCGCAGGTGCACCTGCGGCGCACGCTGACCCGCAGGACGCTGGTGATCCTGGACGAGATCCACCACGCGGGCGATTCGCGCAGCTGGGGCGACGGCGTGAAGGCGGCCTTCGAACCGGCCGTGCGACGGCTGATGCTCACCGGGACCCCGTTCCGGTCCGACGAGAACCCGATCCCGTTCGTCAGCTACGAGCGGGTGGGCGAGGTGCAGCGCTCGCGCGCCGACTCGGTCTACGGCTACGCCGATGCGCTCGCCGACGGCGTCGTCCGGCCTGTGATCTTCCTCGCCTACTCGGGCGAGACGCGGTGGCGCACCAGCGCCGGTGACGAGCTGGCGGTGCGCCTCGGGGAGCCGCTCACCCAGGACCTGATCGCGCACGCCTGGCGCACCGCGCTGGACCCCAAGGGCGACTGGATGCCGCAGGTGCTGCGGGCCGCCGACGCGCGGCTGCAGGTGCTGCGCGCCGGGGGCATCCCGGACGCCGGGGGCCTGATCATCGCCTCGGACCAGCAGACCGCCCGGGCGTACGCCAAGCTGATCGAGACCATCTCCGGCGAGAAGGCCGTGGTGGTGCTCTCCGACGACACCGGGGCGTCGGCCAAGATCGCCGAGTTCGCGGGCTCCCAGCAGCGCTGGATGGTCGCGGTGCGCATGGTGTCCGAGGGCGTCGACATCCCGCGGCTGGCCGTCGGCGTGTACGCCACCAGCGCCTCCACCCCGCTCTACTTCGCCCAGGCCATCGGCCGCTTCGTGCGGGCCCGCCGCCCGGGGGAGACGGCCAGCGTCTTCGTGCCCAGCGTGCCCACGCTGCTCGGGCTGGCCAGCGAGATGGAGCTGGAGCGCGACCACGTGCTCGGCGGCCCCAAGGCCAAGGACGGGCTCGACGACGAGCTGCTGGAGCGCGCACAGCAGTCCGAGCAGGCCAGCGGGGAGCTGACCAAGTCGTTCGAGGCGCTGTCCGCGACCGCCGAACTCGACCAGGTGATCTTCGACGGCGCGACCTTCGGGCTGCCCGCCCAGGCCGGCACGCCCGAGGAGGAGGACTTCCTGGGCCTGCCCGGCCTGCTCAGCGCCGACCAGGTGTCGGCGCTGCTGACCAAGCGCCAGGCCGAGCAGGCCGCCGCGGTGCGCCGCAACCGGGCCGAGCAGACCCCCGCTCAGCGGGAGCCCGTGGTCCGCGACATGTCCGCCACCGAGCGCCGCATCCACCTGCGCCGCCAGCTCAACGCCCTGGTCGCGGCCCACCACCACCGCACCAACCTGCCCCACGGCAAGATCCACGCCGAACTCCGCGCCAAGTGCGGCGGCCCCCCCAGCGCCCAGGCCACCATCGAACAACTCGAAGAACGCATCGCCACCATCCAGAGCTTCTGA
- a CDS encoding DUF7455 domain-containing protein, which yields MTQTLTPPPETVAAPAADERCDRCNAAGKLRVKLAGGGELVFCGHHANKYADDLVKIAVEVAADPEFTWRGADMMAK from the coding sequence ATGACCCAGACCCTCACGCCGCCGCCGGAAACGGTGGCTGCCCCAGCCGCCGATGAACGGTGCGACCGCTGTAACGCGGCGGGCAAATTGCGTGTGAAGCTGGCCGGTGGGGGCGAGCTGGTGTTCTGCGGACACCACGCCAACAAGTACGCCGACGACCTTGTCAAGATTGCCGTGGAAGTGGCGGCGGACCCCGAGTTCACCTGGCGGGGCGCCGACATGATGGCCAAGTAA